In Chrysiogenes arsenatis DSM 11915, the following proteins share a genomic window:
- the purF gene encoding amidophosphoribosyltransferase: MLDCFHDECGVAAVYGNPEAANHVYLALYAQQHRGQESAGIASCFPGDDFIIRKGQGLVSEIFDQSQLALLKGTIAVGHNRYSTSGKAILENAQPFVIQYRYGRLALAHNGNLVNSDELRAMLEHRGAIFRTTNDSEVLLHLIAHCNEPDFISVLRSVMSQVRGAFSIVLSDGERVYGLRDALGIRPLVLGELEEGFVMASETCALDLIGARFIREIAPGELLIIDGKGYESVQLLPKLPRTAHCIFEHIYFARPDSYLFGHWVHDVRKEMGRQLARESHIEADVVIPVPDSGIIATLGYSQESGIPFELGLIRNHYVGRTFIEPKQSIRHFGVKIKLNPVKSILDGKRVVVIDDSIVRGTTSRKIIKMIRDAGASEVHLRIASPPTICPCFYGVDTPTRSELIAHNHTVEQICTYVTADSLAYLSHEGMFNAAGGGGETFCSACFDGKYPVEFSGMDT, from the coding sequence ATGCTCGATTGTTTTCACGACGAGTGCGGAGTTGCCGCGGTTTACGGAAATCCTGAAGCCGCCAACCATGTGTATCTTGCGCTGTACGCCCAACAACACCGTGGGCAAGAATCTGCCGGTATTGCTTCGTGTTTCCCTGGCGACGATTTTATCATCCGCAAGGGTCAAGGATTAGTCTCCGAAATTTTTGACCAAAGCCAACTCGCATTGCTAAAAGGGACTATTGCCGTAGGGCATAACCGCTACTCAACGAGCGGGAAAGCTATTCTGGAAAATGCGCAACCATTTGTAATTCAATACCGCTACGGCCGTTTAGCACTTGCGCATAACGGAAATCTGGTGAATTCCGATGAACTCCGCGCGATGCTGGAACATCGCGGTGCTATTTTTCGCACCACCAACGATTCGGAAGTACTGCTCCACCTGATTGCCCATTGCAATGAGCCTGACTTTATCAGTGTACTGCGCTCGGTTATGTCACAAGTACGCGGCGCATTTAGTATTGTTCTGAGCGATGGCGAACGGGTGTACGGCCTGCGCGACGCTCTTGGCATCCGCCCGCTGGTGCTTGGCGAACTCGAAGAAGGTTTTGTGATGGCGTCGGAAACCTGCGCCCTTGATCTGATTGGTGCACGTTTTATCCGTGAAATTGCCCCCGGCGAACTCTTGATTATTGACGGCAAAGGGTACGAATCGGTACAACTCCTGCCGAAACTTCCCAGAACTGCCCACTGCATTTTTGAACACATCTACTTTGCCCGTCCCGATAGCTATTTGTTTGGCCATTGGGTGCACGATGTTCGCAAAGAAATGGGACGGCAATTGGCACGTGAGAGCCATATCGAAGCCGATGTTGTTATTCCCGTCCCGGATAGTGGCATCATCGCTACCTTGGGATATTCGCAGGAATCGGGAATTCCGTTTGAACTCGGCCTCATTCGCAACCACTACGTTGGGCGGACATTCATCGAACCCAAACAGTCGATCCGTCATTTTGGCGTTAAAATTAAACTCAACCCCGTCAAAAGCATTTTAGATGGCAAGCGCGTTGTCGTCATCGACGACTCCATTGTGCGCGGAACCACGTCGCGTAAAATCATCAAAATGATCCGCGACGCTGGCGCCAGCGAAGTGCATCTGCGGATTGCTTCGCCACCAACTATTTGCCCGTGCTTTTATGGCGTCGACACGCCAACGCGCTCGGAGCTGATTGCCCACAACCATACCGTTGAACAAATTTGCACCTACGTGACCGCAGATTCATTAGCCTATCTCTCGCACGAAGGGATGTTTAATGCGGCTGGAGGCGGGGGCGAAACGTTCTGTTCAGCATGTTTTGACGGAAAATATCCCGTAGAATTTTCGGGAATGGACACCTAG
- a CDS encoding DEAD/DEAH box helicase, producing MKQLSEEFMSLIQRSPFDFTLIRTYFYHDAIERGMRYFHEKRVMNLTVHKPEIYRGSSQVIITALVEGTARAPYRVKLIMSDCLPTRLLDCDCNCPVGPQCKHAVAVIAALASDVTKTHPASKTHTKLSAIDVWLHSLQEPEALPTYLNEVFSKTAHAAGIVYLLSVDTLSDKRPVAMVTCAKAVQLINGIYRKNITHLSPEKILGIKEKKTFAYDDLDIEIASLLYHRIPQVAGSYSRTGARSHWLVGDKAPLLFEKLLQSKRLFYVTFEAWSGMDKPLTRGESRRLTFAWREEQKNYVFEMSAEPAMTEYFWVDSQLYYRDALATPLCGKLERADLCSEQILALLRAPAIPRSEAERVSEVISELFGEADVPVPLSGKQRALEVVENCRPVPELVFRSIMTESGQEKRRIASLNVHYGAHVIGIDPLESEMIWKTAEARYRILRDQSAELAIVETLRAHDGPIPYHENVYLTLAYAANTDFDAIQRWNEFIESHVPKLRELGWIITFDPSFALTIEGVDEWIGTFEEGESSEWFELNLGIRIGEETVNLLPILVRLLSGMSDVTPFSERIKQQEYCAVPIGKDRWAKIESSRISSILDTLIELYNRDALDTNGSLAIHASQGISLLDDLLNNPALEWKVSRKMAEMRQKFHDFNGIAHVQPPVGLRAELRPYQREGLSWLNFLSEFGFGGILADDMGLGKTIQALALLLHAKENGTLQGPSLIIAPTSLMSNWRREAERFAPQLRVLIQHGAERKENFDSISTYDIVVTTYALVRRDEETIRAVQWNYLILDEAQSIKNATTKTTQLIYQLRAKHRLCLTGTPMENHLGELWSMFHFLMPGFLGTNKRFTTIFRNPIEHHSDFTRKELLRRRVRPFLLRRTKAEVATELPEKTEIIKSVALEGSQRDLYETVRLAMDAKVREEISKKGTARSQIMILDALLKLRQVCCDPRLVKLERAKKVTQSAKLELLLSMLPEMVEEGRKILLFSQFTSMLDLIEPELQKRDISYSLLTGSTTKREEAIAAFQEGDASVFLISLKAGGTGLNLTAADTVIHYDPWWNPAVEQQATDRAYRIGQDKPVFVYKLITEHTVEEKILALQERKQVLTQGMYHASEGAAQIESADLLDLLKPLEFENVIAG from the coding sequence ATGAAGCAGCTTTCAGAAGAGTTCATGTCCTTAATTCAGCGGTCGCCTTTTGACTTCACCCTGATACGTACATATTTTTATCACGATGCGATAGAACGCGGCATGCGCTATTTTCATGAAAAGCGGGTTATGAATCTTACGGTACACAAACCGGAAATCTATCGTGGCTCATCGCAAGTGATTATTACTGCGTTGGTTGAAGGGACAGCGCGTGCGCCATATCGTGTCAAACTCATTATGTCAGACTGCCTGCCGACTCGGCTGCTCGATTGCGACTGTAATTGTCCCGTCGGCCCGCAGTGCAAGCACGCCGTCGCGGTGATTGCCGCATTGGCGAGCGATGTAACGAAAACTCATCCGGCCAGTAAAACACACACCAAACTCTCAGCAATTGATGTGTGGCTTCACTCACTCCAAGAGCCAGAAGCGTTGCCAACATACCTGAATGAAGTGTTCAGCAAGACGGCACATGCCGCGGGAATCGTTTATCTGCTGAGTGTCGATACCCTGAGCGATAAACGCCCAGTGGCAATGGTGACGTGCGCGAAGGCGGTACAACTTATCAATGGGATCTACCGCAAAAACATCACACACCTCTCCCCTGAGAAAATTTTAGGTATCAAAGAGAAAAAAACCTTTGCTTACGATGATCTTGATATCGAAATTGCCAGTTTGCTGTACCACCGTATTCCTCAGGTTGCGGGGTCGTACTCTCGTACCGGTGCCCGTTCGCATTGGCTGGTAGGCGATAAAGCCCCACTGCTGTTTGAGAAACTTCTCCAAAGCAAGCGGCTCTTTTACGTTACGTTTGAAGCGTGGAGTGGCATGGATAAGCCACTCACACGCGGTGAGTCGCGCCGCTTAACATTTGCGTGGCGTGAAGAACAAAAAAATTATGTGTTTGAGATGTCAGCCGAACCGGCCATGACGGAGTATTTTTGGGTTGATTCGCAGCTCTATTATCGCGACGCTTTGGCAACGCCATTGTGTGGCAAACTCGAACGGGCTGATTTGTGTTCGGAACAAATCCTTGCGCTGTTGCGTGCGCCAGCAATCCCCCGCAGCGAAGCTGAGCGGGTCAGCGAGGTCATCAGTGAACTCTTCGGCGAAGCCGATGTGCCAGTCCCGCTTTCCGGTAAACAACGTGCGCTCGAAGTGGTGGAAAATTGTCGACCCGTTCCAGAGCTGGTATTTCGTTCTATAATGACCGAAAGTGGTCAAGAGAAAAGGCGTATCGCTTCGCTCAATGTGCATTATGGCGCACATGTGATTGGTATCGATCCGCTTGAATCGGAAATGATTTGGAAAACGGCTGAGGCACGCTACCGTATTCTGCGTGACCAGAGCGCCGAATTGGCTATTGTTGAAACCCTGCGCGCGCATGACGGCCCCATTCCCTATCATGAAAACGTCTATTTGACACTCGCGTATGCCGCGAATACCGATTTCGATGCCATCCAACGCTGGAATGAATTTATCGAAAGCCACGTCCCAAAATTGCGCGAACTGGGATGGATCATCACCTTTGATCCTTCTTTTGCCCTAACGATTGAAGGAGTTGACGAATGGATTGGCACTTTTGAAGAGGGAGAGAGTAGCGAGTGGTTTGAGCTGAATCTTGGAATCCGTATTGGCGAAGAGACCGTCAATCTTTTGCCGATCTTGGTGCGCCTCTTGAGCGGTATGAGTGACGTAACGCCATTTTCTGAAAGGATAAAGCAACAAGAGTACTGTGCCGTTCCTATCGGAAAAGACCGTTGGGCAAAGATTGAATCTTCGCGCATCAGTTCTATTCTTGACACTCTGATCGAACTCTATAATCGTGATGCGCTGGATACAAATGGCAGCTTGGCTATCCATGCGTCGCAAGGGATTTCGCTCCTTGATGACTTGCTGAACAACCCTGCGCTGGAATGGAAAGTCAGCAGAAAAATGGCCGAAATGCGGCAGAAGTTTCACGACTTTAACGGCATTGCGCACGTTCAACCGCCAGTAGGGCTCCGAGCCGAGCTTCGTCCGTATCAGCGCGAAGGGTTGAGTTGGCTGAATTTTCTGAGTGAATTTGGTTTCGGTGGAATATTGGCCGATGACATGGGGTTGGGCAAAACCATTCAGGCGCTGGCGCTGCTGTTGCACGCCAAGGAAAATGGAACGCTGCAAGGCCCTTCGCTGATTATCGCTCCAACGAGCCTCATGAGCAATTGGCGACGCGAAGCGGAACGCTTTGCGCCACAACTGCGTGTACTGATACAGCATGGCGCGGAGCGCAAAGAGAATTTTGATTCCATCAGCACGTATGACATCGTTGTGACAACGTACGCCCTTGTGCGGCGTGATGAAGAGACTATCCGTGCGGTTCAATGGAACTATCTGATTCTTGACGAAGCGCAATCGATTAAAAACGCGACAACAAAAACGACGCAGCTCATTTATCAACTGCGCGCTAAACATCGCCTCTGCTTAACTGGTACGCCGATGGAAAATCACCTTGGCGAGCTTTGGTCGATGTTCCACTTTCTGATGCCAGGCTTTCTGGGAACCAACAAACGCTTTACGACGATTTTTCGTAACCCCATTGAACATCACAGTGACTTTACCCGCAAAGAACTTTTGCGCCGTCGCGTCCGCCCTTTTCTGTTGCGCCGCACCAAGGCAGAAGTGGCGACTGAACTTCCCGAAAAAACCGAAATTATCAAAAGTGTAGCACTGGAAGGTTCGCAGCGTGATTTATACGAAACCGTCCGTTTAGCGATGGATGCCAAAGTGCGCGAAGAAATATCGAAAAAGGGAACCGCGCGTTCGCAAATTATGATTCTTGACGCACTCTTGAAACTCCGCCAAGTGTGTTGCGATCCGCGATTGGTCAAACTCGAAAGGGCTAAAAAAGTGACACAGTCGGCCAAACTTGAGCTCCTTTTGAGTATGTTGCCGGAAATGGTGGAAGAGGGACGGAAAATCCTTCTTTTTTCCCAGTTTACCTCTATGCTTGATCTTATTGAGCCGGAATTGCAAAAGCGGGATATTTCCTATTCATTGCTGACCGGATCGACCACCAAACGTGAAGAAGCCATCGCTGCCTTTCAGGAGGGTGATGCCAGCGTTTTTCTTATCAGCCTGAAAGCGGGTGGAACTGGACTAAATCTCACGGCGGCTGATACCGTCATTCATTACGACCCGTGGTGGAATCCAGCGGTAGAGCAGCAAGCGACGGATCGCGCGTACCGCATTGGGCAGGATAAGCCGGTTTTTGTCTATAAACTCATAACCGAACACACCGTGGAAGAGAAAATTCTGGCATTGCAAGAGCGCAAACAGGTACTGACACAGGGGATGTATCACGCCAGTGAAGGGGCAGCGCAGATTGAGTCCGCCGACTTGCTGGATCTACTCAAACCCCTTGAATTTGAAAACGTAATCGCAGGATAA
- a CDS encoding type II toxin-antitoxin system RelB/DinJ family antitoxin — protein sequence MDTRIQFRVDEETKRLAQKMAESQGRTLSDACRELAEQLADQQRKLLCHDTWLTEQINLAFENVDSGKTSFVDHKSAKTRMAEYKTNIRNRHKQ from the coding sequence ATGGACACCAGAATACAATTTCGTGTTGATGAAGAAACAAAGCGCTTAGCTCAAAAAATGGCTGAAAGCCAAGGGCGCACCCTAAGTGATGCCTGCCGTGAACTTGCCGAGCAATTAGCTGATCAGCAACGAAAGTTATTATGTCACGACACATGGTTAACTGAGCAAATAAACCTCGCATTTGAGAATGTTGACTCGGGAAAAACCTCTTTTGTTGATCACAAGAGTGCTAAAACACGAATGGCTGAGTACAAAACAAACATCCGAAATCGGCACAAGCAATGA
- a CDS encoding type II toxin-antitoxin system mRNA interferase toxin, RelE/StbE family, with protein sequence MIFWEEESLNDREKIFEFLYNFNPAVAEKTDATIEAKVENLLEQPFMGVQRDGIRGRLLIIPEITMIISYFVDGSTIRIMRVLHQKQRFPID encoded by the coding sequence ATGATTTTTTGGGAAGAAGAATCCCTCAATGACCGAGAAAAGATCTTTGAGTTTCTTTATAACTTCAATCCTGCCGTAGCAGAAAAAACTGATGCAACCATTGAAGCGAAGGTCGAAAACTTACTCGAACAACCATTCATGGGCGTTCAGCGAGATGGCATCCGGGGCAGGCTGCTCATTATTCCTGAGATCACAATGATCATATCCTATTTTGTTGATGGCTCAACAATTCGTATTATGCGGGTACTTCATCAAAAGCAAAGATTTCCAATTGACTAA